Proteins encoded together in one Gemmatimonadota bacterium DH-78 window:
- a CDS encoding M1 family metallopeptidase, protein MIRSSALFLAGALLAAPLSAQVAALPGEPDPIEAGLDSPAVRYLDDGVDVLHYDIEIALPRGAGTIRGRTAIDVARDGEASEVVLDFTGLRIDEVQVDGAPATGWTHVDGLLVVPLSGGDRHTVTTVYSGTPDDGLILGETVHGQPSAFVDNWPNRTRFWVPSVDHPSDKATARFTIHAPAEWMVVANGALVGPPTATPAEVPGPEVGERRTWVYETRVPHPSYTLVVGGAEMVVDTVGLAACGSAPASERDDGCVAVTTWLFPESVESGSPSFRRAAEMVDYFTELVGEYPYEKLANVQSATRFGGMENSSAIFYSQGALAAGANIEGTVSHESAHQWFGDSVTEAAWSHLWLSEGFATYFGALFFEQADGPEAMRASMMSAANAYLASGDTARPVIDDRTDLFGLLNRNSYQKGGLVLHMLRRELGDAHFFEGVRRYYARHRDGTALTADLQAVMEEVSGRSLDTFFEQWLERPGYPVIRVETSASAEGLRVGLAQVQGDYAPRFEIPVDVQVVWDGGTVRRTVQLDGSGAEIVVEGAPADAQVVLDPDGWLLHRRADAG, encoded by the coding sequence GTGATCCGGTCGTCCGCCCTCTTCCTGGCCGGGGCGCTGCTGGCGGCTCCGCTGTCCGCTCAGGTGGCCGCCCTCCCGGGCGAGCCCGATCCGATCGAGGCCGGACTGGATTCGCCGGCCGTCCGCTACCTCGACGACGGCGTCGATGTGCTGCACTACGACATCGAGATCGCCCTGCCCCGGGGGGCCGGCACCATCCGGGGCCGAACCGCGATCGACGTCGCTCGCGACGGCGAGGCGTCGGAGGTGGTGCTCGACTTCACGGGACTGCGCATCGACGAGGTGCAGGTCGACGGGGCCCCGGCGACCGGCTGGACGCACGTCGACGGGCTGCTGGTCGTCCCCCTGTCCGGGGGCGACCGCCACACCGTGACCACGGTCTACTCGGGCACTCCCGACGACGGGCTGATCCTGGGCGAGACCGTGCACGGCCAACCGAGCGCCTTCGTCGACAACTGGCCGAACCGCACCCGCTTCTGGGTGCCCTCGGTGGATCATCCCTCCGACAAGGCCACGGCGCGCTTCACCATCCACGCGCCCGCGGAGTGGATGGTGGTGGCCAACGGCGCGCTCGTCGGGCCCCCGACCGCCACCCCGGCCGAGGTGCCCGGGCCCGAGGTGGGCGAGCGGCGCACCTGGGTGTACGAGACGCGGGTACCGCACCCCAGCTACACCCTCGTGGTCGGGGGTGCCGAGATGGTGGTCGACACGGTCGGGCTGGCGGCCTGCGGCTCGGCGCCGGCGAGCGAGCGCGACGACGGCTGCGTGGCCGTCACCACCTGGCTCTTTCCCGAGAGCGTCGAGTCGGGCTCGCCCTCCTTCCGCCGCGCGGCGGAGATGGTCGACTACTTCACCGAGCTCGTCGGGGAGTACCCGTACGAGAAGCTCGCCAACGTGCAGTCCGCCACCCGCTTCGGCGGCATGGAGAACAGCTCGGCCATCTTCTACTCGCAGGGTGCGCTGGCGGCCGGGGCGAACATCGAGGGCACGGTGAGCCACGAGAGCGCCCACCAGTGGTTCGGCGACAGCGTGACGGAGGCCGCGTGGAGTCACCTCTGGCTGTCGGAGGGCTTCGCCACCTACTTCGGCGCCCTCTTCTTCGAGCAGGCCGACGGGCCGGAAGCGATGCGCGCATCGATGATGAGCGCGGCCAATGCCTACCTGGCCTCCGGCGACACCGCGCGGCCCGTGATCGACGATCGCACCGACCTCTTCGGGCTGCTCAACCGCAACAGCTATCAGAAGGGCGGGCTGGTGCTCCACATGCTCCGGCGCGAACTGGGCGACGCCCACTTCTTCGAGGGCGTGCGCCGCTACTACGCGCGGCACCGCGACGGCACCGCGCTCACGGCCGACCTCCAGGCGGTGATGGAAGAGGTGTCCGGGCGGAGTCTCGACACCTTCTTCGAGCAGTGGCTGGAGCGGCCGGGGTACCCGGTGATCCGTGTGGAGACCTCGGCATCCGCGGAGGGACTCCGGGTCGGGCTCGCTCAGGTACAGGGCGACTACGCCCCTCGGTTCGAGATCCCCGTCGACGTGCAGGTGGTCTGGGACGGGGGCACGGTTCGCCGCACCGTACAGCTCGACGGGTCCGGTGCCGAGATCGTGGTCGAAGGCGCTCCGGCCGATGCCCAGGTGGTGCTCGACCCCGACGGCTGGCTGCTGCACCGCCGCGCCGACGCCGGATGA
- a CDS encoding M23 family metallopeptidase encodes MQDDRWTVLLVRGHRDPVRQLSVTHTMLRRAGWVAGVGMLIAVVCAGIFGLGGFGHLQALGLAKQNTALVDELARLQAEVGALEGTIGSLQDREAELRAMAGLDPLDADVLAAGIGGPGSRTPESNPLAEVDADLGGQAFAIDYDIDALQRRARVLLESMSEAGDSLASQRELLMSRPTLFPTAGSLSSGYSKARMHPILNEILPHPGVDIAAPAGTPILAAGKGRVTRAGWVTGYGQTVEIDHGNGFTTLYAHASKLLVRSGQEVERGDVIAQVGRTGTATSTHLHYEVRQNGRQQNPLNFFLPGTFN; translated from the coding sequence ATGCAAGACGACCGCTGGACCGTACTGCTCGTCCGGGGCCATCGCGACCCCGTGCGGCAGCTCTCCGTGACCCACACGATGCTCCGCCGTGCAGGCTGGGTGGCCGGTGTGGGAATGCTGATCGCCGTGGTGTGCGCTGGAATCTTCGGCCTCGGCGGGTTCGGGCACCTTCAGGCGCTCGGACTCGCGAAGCAGAACACGGCACTCGTCGACGAACTCGCCCGTCTCCAGGCCGAGGTCGGCGCCCTCGAGGGCACCATCGGCTCCCTGCAGGACCGCGAGGCCGAGCTTCGCGCCATGGCGGGCCTCGATCCCCTCGATGCGGACGTGCTGGCGGCCGGTATCGGCGGCCCGGGTTCGCGCACCCCCGAGTCGAACCCGCTGGCGGAGGTCGACGCCGACCTCGGCGGTCAGGCCTTCGCGATCGACTACGACATCGACGCGCTGCAGCGGCGGGCTCGCGTGCTGCTCGAGAGCATGTCCGAGGCCGGGGACTCGCTGGCCTCGCAGCGCGAGTTGCTGATGTCCCGCCCCACCCTCTTCCCGACGGCGGGATCGCTGAGCTCGGGGTATTCGAAGGCCCGGATGCACCCCATCCTCAACGAGATCCTCCCTCATCCCGGCGTCGACATCGCCGCGCCGGCGGGCACGCCGATCCTCGCGGCCGGAAAGGGCCGCGTGACGCGCGCCGGCTGGGTGACCGGATACGGGCAGACGGTCGAGATCGATCACGGAAACGGGTTCACCACCCTCTATGCCCACGCCTCCAAGCTGCTGGTCCGCTCGGGCCAGGAGGTGGAGCGAGGCGACGTGATCGCGCAGGTGGGCCGCACCGGAACCGCCACCTCGACCCACCTCCACTACGAGGTGCGGCAGAACGGTCGCCAGCAGAACCCGCTGAACTTTTTCCTGCCGGGAACGTTCAACTGA
- a CDS encoding carboxypeptidase-like regulatory domain-containing protein, producing the protein MKRSTLLFSAIAALGLAACGPAQVVVTAQIEVEDPASGQMVTRQLSDMEVWLLPYDRDQVFDSLTAAAADPEPQIPAELSEAQVAIREAQEEWLAAENRWNTLRDTLQKLNTAMEEFLPSETQYRMMFNDYNDLEAQYSQVERNKDQLFARFDSLTKENISRAQGYQMRVDEWAAEAFVDVDAVMTAKIRASGLDAAADTTDANGVASELMVPPGEYWVHARYEEVYSELYWNVPVSVARGEPVTVTLNRSNAQVRPIY; encoded by the coding sequence ATGAAGCGCAGTACCCTGCTCTTCTCGGCGATCGCCGCCCTGGGGCTGGCCGCCTGTGGCCCGGCCCAGGTGGTGGTGACCGCCCAGATCGAGGTCGAGGACCCCGCGTCCGGCCAGATGGTCACCCGTCAGCTCAGCGATATGGAAGTCTGGCTCCTGCCCTATGATCGGGACCAGGTCTTCGACTCCCTCACGGCCGCCGCGGCCGACCCCGAGCCCCAGATCCCGGCCGAGCTCTCCGAAGCCCAGGTCGCGATCCGCGAGGCGCAGGAGGAGTGGCTCGCCGCCGAGAACCGTTGGAACACCCTCCGCGACACCCTGCAGAAGCTCAACACCGCGATGGAGGAGTTCCTCCCGAGCGAGACGCAGTACCGGATGATGTTCAACGACTACAACGACCTCGAGGCGCAGTACTCTCAGGTCGAGCGCAACAAGGATCAGCTGTTCGCGCGCTTCGACTCGCTCACGAAGGAGAACATCAGCCGCGCGCAGGGCTACCAGATGCGGGTCGACGAGTGGGCCGCCGAGGCCTTCGTCGACGTCGACGCGGTCATGACCGCGAAGATTCGCGCCTCCGGCCTGGACGCCGCCGCCGACACCACCGATGCGAACGGTGTCGCCAGCGAGCTGATGGTGCCCCCCGGCGAGTACTGGGTGCACGCCCGCTACGAGGAAGTCTACTCGGAGCTGTACTGGAACGTGCCGGTGTCGGTCGCCAGGGGCGAGCCGGTCACGGTCACGCTCAACCGCAGCAACGCGCAGGTGCGACCGATCTACTGA
- the metG gene encoding methionine--tRNA ligase: MADRRYLTTPIYYASGAPHIGHAYTTILADALARFERQSGREVRFLTGTDEHGQKIQEEANRQGVQPIELCDEMAERFRDAWDLLDIDYDRFIRTTEAEHIAVVRSFVQRLYDRGHIYAGEYSGWYSVSQERYFTEKEIGPDRVDPIAGKPVEWVEEENWFFRMSAFQDDLIAHIEANPDWIRPEVRRNEILGFLQQPLGDLSISRPKRRLRWGVELPFATEHVAYVWVDALINYVTASGAIPAGTAPDDPAWDDVSDSWWPADLHLIGKDILTTHAVYWPTLLMGAGLPLPRGILAHGWWVVGETKMSKSLGNVIDPLQLRDTYGTDAVRWYLLREMPTGSDASYTPERFLTRYEELANVWGNLAQRALSMVARYRDGVVPDGDAAQLDAAIDDTLAQVGSSLESLRLHEALGAAMDLARTANGYVEEREPWAQAKDPARAGNLDDTLATLVRVLTVLTALFHPVCPGKAAELAGRLGLSGVPTLDAAKADRPAGRSVEKGDPLFPRIEN, from the coding sequence GTGGCCGACCGCCGGTACCTCACCACCCCGATCTACTACGCCTCGGGCGCGCCCCACATCGGGCACGCGTACACGACGATCCTGGCCGACGCCCTCGCCCGCTTCGAGCGCCAGTCGGGGCGCGAGGTGAGATTCCTCACCGGCACCGACGAGCACGGCCAGAAGATCCAGGAGGAGGCGAACCGGCAGGGCGTGCAGCCGATCGAGCTCTGCGACGAGATGGCGGAGCGCTTCCGCGACGCCTGGGACCTGCTCGACATCGACTACGACCGCTTCATTCGCACCACCGAGGCCGAGCACATCGCGGTCGTGCGGTCGTTCGTGCAGCGACTCTACGATCGCGGGCACATCTACGCGGGGGAGTACTCGGGCTGGTACAGCGTCAGCCAGGAGCGGTACTTCACCGAGAAGGAGATCGGCCCGGACCGGGTGGATCCGATCGCGGGCAAGCCGGTCGAGTGGGTGGAAGAGGAGAACTGGTTCTTCCGCATGAGCGCCTTTCAGGACGACCTGATCGCTCACATCGAGGCCAACCCCGACTGGATCCGGCCCGAGGTGCGCAGGAACGAGATCCTGGGCTTTCTTCAGCAACCGCTGGGCGACCTGTCGATCTCGCGGCCCAAGCGTCGGCTGCGCTGGGGCGTGGAACTGCCTTTCGCCACGGAGCACGTGGCGTACGTGTGGGTCGACGCCCTGATCAACTACGTCACCGCGTCGGGGGCGATTCCGGCCGGCACCGCTCCGGACGATCCGGCGTGGGACGACGTGAGCGACTCGTGGTGGCCGGCTGACCTCCACCTGATCGGCAAGGACATTCTCACCACGCACGCCGTCTACTGGCCCACCCTGCTGATGGGCGCGGGGCTTCCGCTGCCGCGCGGAATCCTGGCGCACGGATGGTGGGTGGTGGGCGAGACGAAGATGTCGAAGTCGCTCGGCAACGTGATCGACCCCCTGCAACTCCGCGACACCTACGGCACCGACGCGGTGCGCTGGTACCTGCTCCGCGAGATGCCGACCGGATCGGACGCCTCCTACACGCCCGAGCGATTCCTCACCCGGTACGAGGAACTCGCGAACGTCTGGGGCAATCTCGCCCAGCGCGCCCTGTCGATGGTGGCGCGCTACCGGGACGGGGTCGTGCCCGACGGCGATGCGGCACAGCTCGACGCCGCGATCGACGACACCCTCGCTCAGGTCGGCAGCTCTCTGGAGTCTCTGCGACTCCACGAAGCCCTGGGTGCGGCGATGGACCTGGCGCGGACCGCGAACGGCTACGTGGAGGAGCGCGAACCGTGGGCGCAGGCGAAGGACCCCGCGCGGGCCGGGAACCTCGACGACACCCTGGCCACGCTCGTCCGGGTGCTCACCGTGCTGACGGCCCTCTTCCACCCCGTCTGCCCCGGCAAGGCGGCGGAGCTGGCGGGACGATTGGGGCTGAGCGGTGTACCCACTCTGGATGCGGCGAAGGCCGACCGGCCGGCGGGACGATCGGTGGAGAAGGGCGACCCTCTCTTCCCGAGAATCGAGAACTGA
- a CDS encoding acetyl-CoA carboxylase carboxyltransferase subunit alpha: protein MANVPHLEFERDIVEIQGQIDKLLSLAEDKGIDVSSDLDALRGRLETLKQDTYRNLRPIEQVQVARHPRRPFTLDYVSRVFTDWLELHGDRAFRDDEAIVGGWARLEGRSVMVIGHQKGRDMKENLRRNFGMPHPEGYRKALRLMRMAEKFGRPVINLIDTPGAYPGIGAEERGQAEAIAMNLREMARMRVPLISVVIGEGGSGGALALGVTDRILMLEHSIYSVISPEGCAAILWRSAEHREKAADALKLTAKNLLALGVCDEIVDEPSGGAHSDWDATSDALRAALHRNLGELEALEVEDRIRLRHAKFEAMGSWLGEGAAAES, encoded by the coding sequence GTGGCCAACGTTCCGCACCTCGAGTTCGAGCGCGACATCGTCGAGATCCAGGGGCAGATCGACAAGCTCCTCTCCCTCGCCGAAGACAAGGGGATCGACGTGTCTTCGGACCTCGACGCCCTCCGCGGGCGCCTCGAGACGTTGAAGCAGGATACCTACCGGAACCTCCGGCCCATCGAACAGGTGCAGGTGGCCCGCCATCCGCGGCGCCCCTTCACTCTCGACTACGTGAGCCGGGTGTTCACCGATTGGCTCGAACTGCACGGCGATCGAGCCTTCCGCGACGACGAGGCCATCGTGGGTGGATGGGCGCGCCTCGAGGGCCGTTCGGTGATGGTGATCGGCCATCAGAAGGGCCGCGACATGAAGGAGAACCTGCGGCGCAACTTCGGCATGCCCCACCCCGAGGGCTACCGGAAGGCACTGCGCCTCATGCGCATGGCCGAGAAGTTCGGCCGTCCCGTGATCAACCTGATCGACACCCCCGGAGCCTACCCCGGAATCGGCGCCGAGGAGCGCGGTCAGGCCGAGGCGATCGCGATGAATCTGCGCGAGATGGCTCGCATGCGCGTTCCGCTCATCTCCGTGGTGATCGGCGAGGGAGGATCGGGCGGTGCGCTCGCGCTGGGGGTGACCGATCGCATCCTGATGCTCGAGCACAGCATCTACTCGGTGATCTCGCCCGAGGGCTGCGCCGCGATCCTGTGGCGCTCGGCCGAGCACCGGGAGAAGGCTGCCGATGCGTTGAAGCTGACGGCCAAGAACCTGCTCGCGCTGGGCGTGTGCGACGAAATCGTCGACGAGCCGTCCGGCGGCGCCCACTCCGACTGGGACGCCACCTCCGACGCGCTGCGGGCCGCCCTGCACCGCAACCTCGGCGAGCTCGAGGCCCTCGAGGTGGAGGATCGGATCCGGTTGCGGCACGCCAAGTTCGAGGCGATGGGGAGCTGGCTCGGCGAGGGCGCCGCCGCGGAGTCGTGA
- the ricT gene encoding regulatory iron-sulfur-containing complex subunit RicT, which translates to MTAFAEVRFKGTRRDYFTAPGMDLRPGQWVVVEADRGEDVGEVTAVGAIAERKCSSSGGCATPTPDRRVLREARTDEVSRLDDLRTDEDRVRAEARAMVKRHGLKMKVTEAEWQHDRNKLILYFTADRRVDFRELVRDLARTFRTRIELKQIGVRDEAALLGGVGRCGRELCCSTWLPELKPVSLQLAKDQRLSLNPAQISGCCGRLMCCLMYEHRTYVEARRRFPREGRTLRTAHGEERVVAVDVLQETVTLRDASGQRRTLPLDDLKGEVASAPRSAPDADTDA; encoded by the coding sequence GTGACCGCCTTCGCCGAGGTTCGGTTCAAGGGCACCCGCCGGGACTACTTCACGGCGCCGGGCATGGACCTGCGTCCGGGCCAGTGGGTGGTGGTGGAGGCCGACCGCGGCGAAGACGTCGGCGAAGTGACCGCGGTGGGGGCCATCGCCGAGCGGAAGTGCTCGTCGTCGGGCGGGTGCGCCACCCCCACCCCCGACCGGAGGGTGTTGCGCGAGGCGCGGACCGACGAGGTGAGTCGACTCGACGACCTGCGCACGGACGAGGACCGCGTGCGGGCCGAGGCGCGTGCGATGGTCAAGCGCCACGGCCTCAAGATGAAGGTGACCGAGGCCGAGTGGCAGCACGACCGCAACAAGCTGATCCTCTATTTCACCGCCGACCGCCGCGTCGATTTCCGGGAGCTGGTGCGCGACCTCGCACGCACCTTCCGAACCCGGATCGAGCTGAAGCAGATCGGGGTGCGCGACGAGGCCGCACTCCTGGGCGGTGTGGGGCGGTGCGGCCGCGAGCTGTGCTGTTCCACCTGGCTGCCCGAGTTGAAGCCGGTGAGCCTCCAGCTGGCGAAGGATCAGCGCCTCTCGCTCAATCCGGCTCAGATCTCGGGCTGCTGCGGGCGATTGATGTGCTGCCTGATGTACGAGCATCGCACCTACGTGGAGGCCCGCCGCCGCTTCCCCCGCGAGGGCCGAACCCTGCGGACCGCCCACGGCGAGGAGCGGGTGGTGGCCGTCGACGTTCTGCAGGAGACCGTCACCCTGCGTGACGCCTCCGGGCAGCGTCGCACCCTCCCGCTCGACGATCTCAAGGGCGAGGTTGCCTCGGCGCCGCGCTCCGCGCCGGACGCCGACACCGACGCCTGA